The Chordicoccus furentiruminis DNA window GCGGCCGGCCGTGAGGTGCCGCTGGGAACCCGTCTGCTGTTTCAGGCGACGTCGATGCCGCGGCTGATCGTCGGAGCGGAGATATGCGAGGACCTCTGGGTGCCGTGTCCTCCCTCCGTCAGCCATATCCGCGCCGGCGCCACCGTCATCGTGAACCTCTCCGCGTCGGACGAGCTGGTGGGCAAGGACAGCTACCGCCGGACGCTCGTCAAAAGCCACTCGGGAAGCTGCATCTGCGGCTACATCTACGCGACGGCGGGCGAAGGGGAGTCCTCGACGGACCTCGTCTTCGGCGGACAGAACATGATCGCGGAGAACGGCACGCTGCTGGCTGAGGCGAAGCTGTTCGCCAATGAGACGGTCTGCGCGGATCTCGATGTCGATCGCCTCGTCTCCGAACGCCGGCGGATGACCTCGTTCCCGGCACAGTATATCCGGGAAGCGGAGCCGTATACGGTGATTCCGTTTCAGATCCAGCTCCGCGAAACGGCTCTGATCCGTGCCTTTGATCCGCATCCGTTCGTGCCTTCCTCGAAGGAGGACCGCGACCGCCGCTGTGAGGAGATCCTGATGATTCAGGCGATGGGACTTAAAAAACGGCTGGCGCACACCCACGCGAAGACGGCGGTGATCGGCATTTCCGGCGGACTGGATTCGACGCTGGCGCTGCTGGTGACAGCCCGGGCCTTCGATCTGCTGGGCCTTCCGCGGTCGCAGATCCTCTCCGTGACGATGCCCTGCTTCGGAACCACGGACCGCACGTATCGCAACGCCGTGACCCTCACCGGCAATCTCGGCGCGACGCTTCGGGAAGTGAATCTCCGGGAGGCGGTGCTGCGGCATTTCGGGGATATCGGCCAGGACCCGGAGGTTCATGATGTGACGTATGAGAACGGCCAGGCCCGGGAGCGCACCCAGGTTCTGATGGATCTCGCCAACCAGTCAGGCGGCCTTGTGATCGGCACCGGCGATCTGTCGGAGCTGGCGCTGGGATGGGCGACCTACAACGGCGACCATATGTCGATGTACGCGGTGAACGCTTCGGTGCCGAAGACACTGGTGCGTCATCTGGTCCGCTACTACGCGGATACCTGCGGGGATGCGACGCTGCGCCGGACGCTGCTGGATATTCTCGCGACGCCGGTGTCGCCGGAGCTGCTCCCGCCGTCGGAGGGCGAGATCGCCCAGAAGACCGAGGATCTCGTGGGGCCCTACGAGCTTCACGATTTCTTCCTCTATTACATGCTCCGGCTGGGATTCCCGCCGGCCAAGATCTACCGGATCGCGGCGGCGGTGTTTGCGGACGGGAACAGTCACGCGGGAGCCGGTTCGGAAGGAGAGGCGGAGGAGCCGGTCTCTGGGAGCGCTGCTGCGGGTATGACGGAGGATGACACGGACGGAACATCTGGTGATGGCGCTGCGGCCGGCGGGACGGCGCCTCATTCGGACGGAACGGCGCCTCATTCGGACGGAACGTCCGGGAATAGCGCCGCGGCCGGCGATGCGGAGGACGATCCGGACCACACGCTGGGCGCCGGCCATTACGACCGCGCCACGATTCTCAGATGGCTGAAGATATTCTACCGCCGGTTCTTCGCCCAGCAGTTCAAGCGGAGCTGTCTGCCGGACGGTCCGAAGGTCGGTACGGTCGCCGTCTCGCCCAGAGGCAATCTGCGGATGCCCTCCGACGCGTCGGCGCGGATCTGGCTTGAGGAGCTGGAGAAACTGGGGGAGGCGTGATTACCCGGTTCATCTCATTGCGGTACGTTGGAAAAGGAGATCTGCGGTCAGACTGAGGCCAACGGCCTGCCTTGACGGATCACCGTGATAAACATAATATCGCAATATACGAAATTGTGAAACTGCGAAACTGCGAAAGGAGGGATGGAAATGGTGATTCTGGATGTCAGACTGAAAAAGATCTATGGGTTTGATGAATTTCATATGAATTTTTCTTATCCAAGAAAACTGTCCGCCTCCCTTTTAGGCAATGAAACACTGGAAGGCCGCAGCCGTTTCCGCTATAAAAAGGCGGTGATTCTGATGGGCACCAATGCGACGGGAAAAACAAGTCTCGGAAAAGCGCTCCTGAAAATATTCAGTTCGATAAGAGAAGCGAATGAAGCGATTTTGCGGGATCTGCCGTCAGGCGATACTCCGGCGGAATTTCAGGTCGATTTTGTGAATGAAGGGTATGTACTCCATCGTTTTTCAGGGATCATTGAAAAAGATAATGTCAATATCCGTTATTTTGCCGCGGACATCGAAGAAATGGATTCTTATGAAATGACTGTGCTGAAGCTGGAGGAAAAGACGGCGGAAATTAACGGGAGCCTGAAGGAATTGCGGAAGACTGTCGGTACGCTTCGTTATCGTTTCGCTTATCCTGAAATTGAAAAATCACTTCGCGTGAAAGAGATTGGTCAGGAGGAAATGCTCAGGACACTCCGGGCGGTAATCGGAACTCTTGACCCGACGCTGACCGATGTGTCGATTGCGAAAGATCTGAAGGATTCCTTTGTGATCCGGCGGCGTGGTGAAGAAATCATTATTCAGGACGGCAATCTTCTGAACCGTGACCTTCTGTCAAGCGGAACAGCGGAAGGAATTGACGTCGCGGTTTTTCTTGCCGCGATGCTGTCACAGATCGAAGGCTTTTACTACTGCGATGAGCATTTTTCCTACATTGAAAGCGCGATAGAAAAAAGAATTTTCGGACTTATGGTGGAACGGCTGAAGGGGAACGGGCAGCTGATCTTTACCACGCACAACACGGATATGCTGACCCTGAATCTTCCGAAACACAGCTTTGCTTTCCTGCGCAAGGAAATTGATGCAGAAAAGTACATTGTATCGGTCACGTTTGCATCCGATATTCTGAAACGGAACACAGACTCGGTAAAATGCGCGATGGAGAATGACGCGTTTGAATCGCTTCCGGATGACTCCCTCCTTGACGAGCTGGAGGTGGCGGATTGATGATAAATCGAAAGTGCTGCTATTTTACAGAAGGGCAGTGCGAAGAAAGACTGGTCAGGGCGCTGAAATTAAAACCGGCGTTATTGATCCCCGGAAAAGTTAAAACATTCAATGTTGTACAAAACGTACTTCCGATTTCGATACTGATGACAATCGAACCGGGAAGTATGGTCGTTCTGGTTTTTGATACGGATAAGGAAGAGATAAGTCATTTGAAACGAAATATTGAACTGTTGAAAAAGCGGTGTCTCGACGTCGAGGTTCTGACTGTTTTGCAGGTGCTTAACTTTGAGGATGAAATGGAACGGGCAACCGATGTGCTGCGAGCCGGGCAATTGACTAAGAGCAGAACGGCAGACGATTTTAAGAGTGCTGTCAACAGAATGAAAGACATTGAGTTTCGACGAGCATTAATGCGGCATAAATTGAACATGTCTGATTTGTGGGCGAAGGAGCCGCCGAAATCTTTTTATTCATTTTCTCAGGATTCCGCGAAAATAAAGGGATAAAACAGCAGCGACTGACAGTATAAGGAGCCCCCCGACCATGCATTTCATCAAGGAACGTATCGGAAAACTGATTGACGATCTCGGCAGACTGATTTATCCGGAGAGTGTACCGGTGGAAGAGATCCGGATCATGCACTCGACGGACGGCCGGGAGGACCCGGCGGAGCTGGATCCGTCCGGCTGGGAGCCGTTTGAGCGGAGGAACCTCTGGGGCGGCCACCGCGAGTATTACTGGTTCGCCTTCACGGCGGAGATTCCGGAGGGCTGGGACGGAGAGTGCGCCGTGCTCGAGGTGAAGACCGGACGGGAAGGAAGCTGGGACGCGACCAACCCGCAGTTCAGCGCGTTCATCGACGGACGGCGTGTGCAGGGGCTGGACGTGAACCACCGGGAGCTGATCCTGACGGACCGGGCGGTGCCGGGCGCGGCGTATCAGGTGCTTCTGGCGGCCTTCACCGGCGACCAGAACTTCCGTCTTGAGATGGACGTCTCGCTGAAAAGACTCGACCGGAGGACCGAGTCGTACTACTACGACCTGAAGGTGCCGTATGACACCGCCCGGCTCCTGAAACCGGATGATCCGGCGTACATCACGATCATCCGGGAACTGAACGAGTCGCTGAACCGGCTGGATCTGCGAGAGGAGGGATCGCCGGCGTACTACCGGAGTCTCGAGGACGCCCGGTCGTATCTGAAGGAGCATTTTTACGAGGCAGCCTGCGACGGGGAGAAAGCACCGGTGATCTGCTGCGTCGGGCACACGCATATCGATGTGGCCTGGCTCTGGACGCTTCCGGTCACCCGGGACAAGGCGGTCCGCAGCTTCTCCACGGTGCTGGAGCTGATGAAGCGGTATCCGGAATACCGCTTTATGTCCAGCCAGCCGCAGCTCTACGCCTATGTGAAGGAGGCGGCGCCGGACGTCTACGAACAGATCCGCGAGCGCGTCCGGGAAGGACGCTGGGAAGCGGAGGGCGGCATGTGGCTGGAGGCGGACTGCAATCTGGCCTCAGGCGAGGCGCTGTCGCGGCAGTTTCTCTACGGAAAGCGTTTTTTCCGGAAGGAGTTCGGGAAGGACAGCGAGATTCTCTGGCTGCCGGACGTGTTCGGCTATTCCGCGGCGCTGCCGCAGATCATGAAACTCTGCGGCATCCGGTATTTCATGACCACGAAGATTTCGTGGAACGAGACGAACATGATGCCCGTCGATACGTTTCTCTGGGAAGGCATCGACGGCACGAGGCGGCTCACGCATTTCATCCCGACCCGCGACTACAACCGGGCGGCGGAGGAGAACGGGACGGAGACCGAACATTTCACGACCTACAACGGCTTCCTGAATCCGTCCCAGATGAAGGGCGCGTGGGCGCGCTACAATAACAAGGACCTGAACGATGAGGTGCTCTGCAGTTTCGGCTACGGCGACGGGGGCGGCGGTCCGACCCGCGGCCAGCTTGAGAACCAGCGGAGGATGGCGAAGGGGATTCCGGGACTTCCGCGGACGAAGATGACGACCGCGAGGGCGTTTTTCGAGGATCTCGACCGGAAGACCTCGGGATCGAAGGCTCTTCCGGTCTGGAAGGGCGAGCTGTATCTCGAGTATCACCGCGGCACATACACCACAATGGCGCGGAACAAGAAGTGGAACCGGCGCGCGGAGTTCGTGCTGCAGGACGCCGAGACGTATGCGGTGATGGCGTCGCATCTCGCGGGCGCGCCCTATCCGAAGGCGAAGCTCGACGGGGAGTGGATCACGCTGCTGCGGAATCAGTTCCACGATATTCTGCCCGGTTCCGCGATTCATGAGGTCTATGAGGACTCGAAGCGGGAGTATCTCGCGCTGTTTCAGGAGAATCGGGACATGCAGGCCGCGGCTCTTCAGCTTCTGGCGGACCGGATCAGCGCGCCGGCCGGCACGCTGGCTGTGTTCAATCCCAATTCCTTTGACGGAACGGGGATCGTGACCTTCCGGATGCCGGAGGGGACGGATGCATGTTCCGTATGGGACGGAAATCGCCGCCTTCCGGCTCAGAAAACGGAGGACGGCTGGATCTTCTGCGCGGAGAACGTGCCGCCGAAGGGATACCGGACCTTCCGGACGGAGGAGGGAACGCCGGCGGAGGACGGTTCGTCCGGGCTCGACGTCTCGGAGAGCAGGCTTGAGAACCGCTGGTTCCGGATCACGCTGAACGGGAAGGGGCAGATGGGGCAGGTCTACGACAAGCGGGCCCGGAGAAATCTGTTCCCGGAAGGAAAAGCCGGCAATGTGATCGTCTGCTATGAGGACCGTCCTCACAACTACGACGCGTGGGACATCAACAGCTACTACACGGAAAAGTCGTGGGAGGTGGACAGCGTCACATCCGTCAGGGTGACCGAGCGCGGTCCCGTGCGGGCGACGGTCCGGATCGAGCGGCCGTTCCTCCGCTCCGTGATCGTGCAGTTTGTCTCTGTCTACGCGGACATCCCCCGGATCGATATCCGGAACGAGATCGACTGGCGGGAGCATCAGCTGCTGAAGAACCATTTCCCTGCGGATGTCCACGCCAACGAGGCGGTCTACGACATTCAGTACGGAAATGTGGTGAGAAATACAACCGACAACACGTCATGGGACTGGTCGAAGTTCGAGGTCTGCCATCACAAGTGGCTGGATGTGGCGGAGGACGACTACGGGCTCAGCGTGCTGAATGACTGCAAGTACGGCGTCTCGGTGCGCGGGACGGATATCGGCCTCACGATGCTGAAATCGCCGCGCTATCCGAACCCGACGGCGGACAAGGAGCACCATACCTTCACGTATTCGCTGTTTCCTCATGAGGGGACATGGAAGACGGCCGGAACGGTCAGGGAGGCCTACATGCTGAACAACCCGATGCGGGCCGTCGTCAAGCGGACGGAGGGCGGGACGCTTCCGGACCTGCTTTCCTTCGTCCGGGTCTGCACGGAGGACGGCCGTCCGGCTGAGAATGTGGTCATCGAGACGGTGAAGCGGGCGGAGGATTCCGACGCCGTGATCGTCCGGCTCTATGAATGCTTCAACCGGCGGACGCGGGTCGTGCTGAAGGCGGCGGAGCGGATCCGGAGCGCCGAATTCTGCAATATCATGGAAGAGGAGGCGGTTCCGGCGGATTTCGACGGGCACGGCGTGGCCTTTACCATGATGCCGTATGAGATCCGGACGATCCGGCTTGAGACGGAAGCAAAAGATTCCGATTGAATTTCCAAAAGGGGACAAGGTACAATAGCTCCTGTCCGGCTGTCGGAAAAGGAGCCGGAGGAGAAGGAGAACGGAAATGGGATCTTTGCTGCTTGCTGTCATTTATCTGATTTTCATCAGTCTGGGACTTCCCGACTCGCTGCTCGGTTCGGGCTGGCCGAAGATGCAGACGGTCTTCGGCGTGCCTTCGTCCTACGCGGGCTATGTCTCGATGGCGATTGCCTTCATGACGATTATCTCCGCGCTGATCAGCCCGCGGCTGATGCGGAAATTTCATACGAAGTGGATCGTCATCGTGTCGATCGCGCTGACGGTGCTCGGCCTTCTCGGCTTTTCCGTCTCGGCGCGCTACTGGATGCTGTTTCTCTTCGCGGTGCCGTACGGACTCGGCGCCGGTTCGATCGACGCCGCGGTCAATCATTATGTGGCGGACAACTATCCTTCGTCCGTCATGAACTTTCTGCACTGCTTCTACGGCGTCGGAGCGGTGATCAGCCCGAACATCATGGCGCTCGCGCTGAAGAGGGCGAGATGGAACGAGGGCTACCGCTGGACGGCGTACCTTCAGATCGCGATCCTCATCGTCTGCATCATCTCGCTCCCGCTCTGGAAGCAGAATGAAAGCGGGGACGAAGGCAGCGCGGCGGACAGCGCGGGGATCCGGGAGACGCTGAAAGTGCCGGGCGTCGTGCTGACGCTGATCGCGTTCTTCGCGTACTGCTCCGGCGAGGCGACCTGCTTCCTCTGGACTCCGAGCTACTTCGCGGGTACCAGGGCGGGTCTCACGGACGGAATGGTCGCCTCCTTCGGCTCGCTGGTCTTCGGCGGACTGATGCTCGGGCGGCTTCTCGCGGGCTTTGTCTCGAACCGGCTCGGTGACCGGAAACTCGTCCGGATCGGCATTGCGGTGGAACTGGCGGGTATTTTCCTTGTTTTCCTGCCTTCCCGGAGCTATCTTCCGGCCGCGGCCGGCTTCGTGACGATCGGTACGGGGATGGGCCCGGTCTATCCGGCGATACAGCATATGGCGCCGTCCCATTTCGGGAAACGTTACAGCGCGGCGGTGATCGGCCTTCAGATGGCGTCGGCCTACACCGGCAGCACGTTTATGCCGATGGTGTTCGGGCATATCCAGCAGAGCATCGGGATCGGCGTCATGCCGGTGTACCTTCTGATTTTTGC harbors:
- a CDS encoding alpha-mannosidase, which codes for MHFIKERIGKLIDDLGRLIYPESVPVEEIRIMHSTDGREDPAELDPSGWEPFERRNLWGGHREYYWFAFTAEIPEGWDGECAVLEVKTGREGSWDATNPQFSAFIDGRRVQGLDVNHRELILTDRAVPGAAYQVLLAAFTGDQNFRLEMDVSLKRLDRRTESYYYDLKVPYDTARLLKPDDPAYITIIRELNESLNRLDLREEGSPAYYRSLEDARSYLKEHFYEAACDGEKAPVICCVGHTHIDVAWLWTLPVTRDKAVRSFSTVLELMKRYPEYRFMSSQPQLYAYVKEAAPDVYEQIRERVREGRWEAEGGMWLEADCNLASGEALSRQFLYGKRFFRKEFGKDSEILWLPDVFGYSAALPQIMKLCGIRYFMTTKISWNETNMMPVDTFLWEGIDGTRRLTHFIPTRDYNRAAEENGTETEHFTTYNGFLNPSQMKGAWARYNNKDLNDEVLCSFGYGDGGGGPTRGQLENQRRMAKGIPGLPRTKMTTARAFFEDLDRKTSGSKALPVWKGELYLEYHRGTYTTMARNKKWNRRAEFVLQDAETYAVMASHLAGAPYPKAKLDGEWITLLRNQFHDILPGSAIHEVYEDSKREYLALFQENRDMQAAALQLLADRISAPAGTLAVFNPNSFDGTGIVTFRMPEGTDACSVWDGNRRLPAQKTEDGWIFCAENVPPKGYRTFRTEEGTPAEDGSSGLDVSESRLENRWFRITLNGKGQMGQVYDKRARRNLFPEGKAGNVIVCYEDRPHNYDAWDINSYYTEKSWEVDSVTSVRVTERGPVRATVRIERPFLRSVIVQFVSVYADIPRIDIRNEIDWREHQLLKNHFPADVHANEAVYDIQYGNVVRNTTDNTSWDWSKFEVCHHKWLDVAEDDYGLSVLNDCKYGVSVRGTDIGLTMLKSPRYPNPTADKEHHTFTYSLFPHEGTWKTAGTVREAYMLNNPMRAVVKRTEGGTLPDLLSFVRVCTEDGRPAENVVIETVKRAEDSDAVIVRLYECFNRRTRVVLKAAERIRSAEFCNIMEEEAVPADFDGHGVAFTMMPYEIRTIRLETEAKDSD
- a CDS encoding MFS transporter, whose protein sequence is MGSLLLAVIYLIFISLGLPDSLLGSGWPKMQTVFGVPSSYAGYVSMAIAFMTIISALISPRLMRKFHTKWIVIVSIALTVLGLLGFSVSARYWMLFLFAVPYGLGAGSIDAAVNHYVADNYPSSVMNFLHCFYGVGAVISPNIMALALKRARWNEGYRWTAYLQIAILIVCIISLPLWKQNESGDEGSAADSAGIRETLKVPGVVLTLIAFFAYCSGEATCFLWTPSYFAGTRAGLTDGMVASFGSLVFGGLMLGRLLAGFVSNRLGDRKLVRIGIAVELAGIFLVFLPSRSYLPAAAGFVTIGTGMGPVYPAIQHMAPSHFGKRYSAAVIGLQMASAYTGSTFMPMVFGHIQQSIGIGVMPVYLLIFAVMNIGFLEASYRAH
- a CDS encoding AAA family ATPase; its protein translation is MVILDVRLKKIYGFDEFHMNFSYPRKLSASLLGNETLEGRSRFRYKKAVILMGTNATGKTSLGKALLKIFSSIREANEAILRDLPSGDTPAEFQVDFVNEGYVLHRFSGIIEKDNVNIRYFAADIEEMDSYEMTVLKLEEKTAEINGSLKELRKTVGTLRYRFAYPEIEKSLRVKEIGQEEMLRTLRAVIGTLDPTLTDVSIAKDLKDSFVIRRRGEEIIIQDGNLLNRDLLSSGTAEGIDVAVFLAAMLSQIEGFYYCDEHFSYIESAIEKRIFGLMVERLKGNGQLIFTTHNTDMLTLNLPKHSFAFLRKEIDAEKYIVSVTFASDILKRNTDSVKCAMENDAFESLPDDSLLDELEVAD
- a CDS encoding NAD(+) synthase; its protein translation is MKDGFVRVAAVTPTVTVADCISNRMEIERRIRQLKEADPKVIVFPELCLTGYECRDLFWQSELLRSAMEQLAILAEHTADVDALLFVGLPVEACGKLYNCAAALCHGRILGFVPKTNLPSYDEFYEARNFEPAPERTVTVRAAGREVPLGTRLLFQATSMPRLIVGAEICEDLWVPCPPSVSHIRAGATVIVNLSASDELVGKDSYRRTLVKSHSGSCICGYIYATAGEGESSTDLVFGGQNMIAENGTLLAEAKLFANETVCADLDVDRLVSERRRMTSFPAQYIREAEPYTVIPFQIQLRETALIRAFDPHPFVPSSKEDRDRRCEEILMIQAMGLKKRLAHTHAKTAVIGISGGLDSTLALLVTARAFDLLGLPRSQILSVTMPCFGTTDRTYRNAVTLTGNLGATLREVNLREAVLRHFGDIGQDPEVHDVTYENGQARERTQVLMDLANQSGGLVIGTGDLSELALGWATYNGDHMSMYAVNASVPKTLVRHLVRYYADTCGDATLRRTLLDILATPVSPELLPPSEGEIAQKTEDLVGPYELHDFFLYYMLRLGFPPAKIYRIAAAVFADGNSHAGAGSEGEAEEPVSGSAAAGMTEDDTDGTSGDGAAAGGTAPHSDGTAPHSDGTSGNSAAAGDAEDDPDHTLGAGHYDRATILRWLKIFYRRFFAQQFKRSCLPDGPKVGTVAVSPRGNLRMPSDASARIWLEELEKLGEA